A window from Cherax quadricarinatus isolate ZL_2023a chromosome 72, ASM3850222v1, whole genome shotgun sequence encodes these proteins:
- the LOC128701294 gene encoding cuticle protein 7-like — protein sequence MACKVLLLATLVVLTVARPEPPPPPGYGAPTPVFISSGPEAPPRYDFNYAVKDEYAGNDFGHQESRDGYDTKGSYYVQLPDGRLQTVTYYVNGDSGFVAQVEYQGEAQYPAYQPVQAYKPAPAPTYTPAPVYS from the exons ATGGCTTGTAAG gtgttactgttggccactcTTGTAGTGTTGACAGTGGCCAGGCCAgaacctcctccacctccaggtTATGGCGCCCCGACACCCGTCTTCATCTCATCCGGCCCTGAG GCTCCTCCTCGGTACGACTTCAACTATGCAGTGAAGGACGAGTACGCTGGCAACGACTTTGGTCACCAAGAATCTCGTGACGGCTACGACACCAAGGGTAGTTATTACGTCCAGCTTCCCGACGGTCGCCTCCAAACTGTCACTTACTACGTCAACGGAGACTCTGGTTTCGTAGCCCAAGTTGAATACCAGGGAGAGGCTCAGTACCCAGCCTACCAGCCAGTCCAGGCCTACAAGCCGGCCCCTGCGCCCACATACACACCCGCTCCCGTCTATAGTTAA
- the LOC128701296 gene encoding pro-resilin-like — MSCKVLLLATLVVLTVARPEPPPTAGYGAPAPIFISSGPEAPPRYDFTYAVKDEYAGNDFGHQESRDGYDTKGSYYVQLPDGRLQKVTYYVNGDSGYIAQVEYQGEAQYPAYQPAPAPTYTPAPTYG, encoded by the exons ATGTCTTGCAAG GTGTTATTGTTGGCCACTCTTGTAGTGTTAACTGTGGCCAGGCCTGAACCACCTCCAACTGCAGGTTATGGCGCTCCAGCACCCATCTTTATCTCATCCGGGCCCGAG GCTCCTCCTCGGTACGACTTCACCTATGCAGTGAAGGACGAGTACGCTGGCAACGACTTTGGTCACCAAGAATCTCGTGACGGCTACGACACCAAGGGCAGTTATTACGTCCAGCTTCCCGACGGTCGTCTACAGAAGGTGACTTACTACGTCAACGGCGACTCTGGCTACATAGCCCAGGTTGAATACCAGGGTGAGGCTCAGTACCCAGCCTACCAGCCCGCCCCTGCGCCCACCTACACGCCAGCTCCCACTTACGGTTGA
- the LOC128701295 gene encoding cuticle protein 7-like, which translates to MASKVVLLAALMAVTVARPEPPPPPGYGAPAPIFISSGPVAPPRYDFNYAVKDEYAGNDFGHQESRDGYDTKGTYYVQLPDGRLQTVTYYVNGDSGYIAQVQYQGEAQYPAYQPAQAYKPAPAPTYTPAPIYG; encoded by the exons ATGGCTTCCAAG GTGGTGTTGTTAGCCGCTCTTATGGCGGTGACTGTGGCCAGGCCTgaacctcctccacctccaggtTATGGTGCCCCGGCACCCATCTTCATCTCATCCGGCCCCGTG GCTCCTCCACGGTACGACTTCAACTATGCAGTAAAGGACGAGTACGCTGGCAACGACTTTGGTCACCAAGAATCTCGTGACGGCTACGACACCAAGGGTACTTATTACGTCCAGCTTCCCGACGGTCGCCTCCAGACTGTCACTTACTACGTCAACGGAGATTCCGGCTACATAGCCCAAGTTCAGTACCAGGGCGAGGCTCAGTACCCAGCCTACCAGCCCGCCCAGGCATACAAGCCTGCCCCGGCACCCACCTACACACCAGCTCCTATTTATGGCTAA